In Paracoccus fistulariae, a single window of DNA contains:
- the argE gene encoding acetylornithine deacetylase, with product MAPHPSTLQILDRLIAFPTVSADSNLPLIGYAEDLLRNAGFDTRRLPDGSGTKAGLVARIGPAGPGGIMLSAHSDVVPVEGQQWSRPQFRLTQEGDRLYGRGTTDMKGYLASMLSAALRGTDWSRPLMLVISYDEEVGCRGIRQMLPDLRALGWRPELCLVGEPTSMRPAIGHKGKAAFLATCHGVAGHSSMAPRFVNALHLAADLLSVLRQSQDEFAASGAQDRAYDIPYSTVHAGRMQGGTALNIVPDKALVEFELRHLPSDDAAAFLSRIGAAMDRILADRYAGQAEARVEIEITNSYPGLDVAADDPAVARVADLCGTDRPIKVAYGTEAGFFADLGIPTLVCGPGDMNAQGHKPDEYLCLGQLAECDAMMDRILSQISGT from the coding sequence ATGGCACCTCACCCCTCGACGCTTCAGATCCTGGACCGGCTGATCGCCTTTCCAACGGTCAGTGCCGACAGCAACCTGCCCCTGATCGGATATGCCGAGGATCTTCTGCGCAATGCCGGGTTCGACACGCGGCGGTTGCCGGACGGCAGCGGCACAAAGGCGGGACTTGTCGCGCGGATTGGCCCCGCGGGGCCGGGCGGGATCATGCTGTCCGCCCATAGCGATGTCGTCCCTGTCGAGGGGCAGCAATGGTCCCGCCCGCAATTCCGCCTGACGCAAGAGGGCGACCGCCTTTACGGGCGCGGCACCACCGACATGAAGGGCTATCTTGCCTCGATGCTGTCGGCGGCGCTTCGTGGCACCGACTGGTCGCGCCCGCTGATGCTGGTGATATCCTATGATGAAGAGGTCGGCTGCCGGGGCATCAGGCAGATGCTGCCGGACCTGCGGGCGCTTGGCTGGCGACCCGAGCTTTGTCTTGTCGGCGAACCGACATCCATGCGGCCCGCCATCGGGCACAAGGGCAAGGCGGCCTTTCTGGCGACCTGCCACGGGGTCGCGGGCCATTCCTCGATGGCCCCGCGCTTTGTGAATGCCCTGCATCTTGCCGCCGATCTTTTGTCGGTTCTGCGTCAGAGCCAGGATGAATTCGCGGCGTCCGGCGCACAGGACCGCGCCTATGACATCCCCTACTCTACCGTCCACGCCGGTCGCATGCAGGGGGGCACGGCGCTGAACATCGTGCCCGACAAGGCGCTGGTCGAGTTCGAATTGCGGCATCTGCCCAGCGACGATGCCGCCGCCTTCCTGTCGCGCATCGGGGCGGCCATGGACAGGATACTGGCCGATCGTTACGCGGGCCAGGCCGAGGCTAGGGTCGAGATCGAGATTACCAACAGCTACCCCGGTCTTGATGTCGCGGCAGACGATCCGGCAGTCGCGCGGGTTGCAGATCTGTGCGGAACGGACCGGCCCATCAAGGTCGCCTACGGGACCGAAGCGGGATTTTTCGCCGATCTGGGCATCCCGACGCTGGTTTGCGGGCCGGGCGACATGAACGCGCAGGGACATAAGCCGGACGAATATCTCTGCCTTGGGCAGCTTGCCGAATGCGACGCGATGATGGATCGGATCCTGTCGCAGATCAGCGGGACATGA
- a CDS encoding class II histone deacetylase: MSRPGTGFYHDELCLWHTTGEAVLFLPMGPWLQPMAGASHPESPESKRRFKSLLDVSGLTPQLAVNSAPPATREDLLRVHPASYVDRFKSLSDGRGGEIGHEAVFSHGGYEIACLSAGLAKRAVLDVLDGKLRNAYSLSRPPGHHCLRDQGMGFCLLANIAIAIEAAKAEMGLGRVVVFDWDVHHGNGTQSIFYDRDDVLTISIHQENCFPLNSGGVGERGQGRGAGFNLNIPMPPGSGHDAYLYAMQQIVLPAIRDYAPDMIIIASGLDANTVDPLARQMLHSGSYREMTAMLMTEADQICGGRLVAVHEGGYAESVVPFCGLAVMEALSGIRTEVVDPFEEIFIGQQPSDRVTRYQRQIVDDIAKELGLG; the protein is encoded by the coding sequence ATGAGCAGGCCCGGAACCGGATTTTACCATGACGAGCTTTGCCTGTGGCACACGACCGGCGAGGCTGTTCTTTTCCTGCCGATGGGGCCGTGGCTTCAGCCCATGGCGGGCGCAAGTCATCCAGAATCCCCGGAATCGAAGCGCCGTTTTAAATCGCTGCTGGATGTGTCGGGTCTGACGCCGCAACTGGCGGTGAACTCGGCCCCGCCCGCGACACGCGAGGATCTGCTGCGCGTGCATCCGGCAAGCTATGTTGATCGCTTCAAATCGCTCAGCGACGGTCGCGGTGGTGAAATAGGTCACGAGGCGGTCTTTTCTCATGGCGGGTACGAGATCGCCTGTCTGTCGGCGGGTCTGGCCAAGCGCGCTGTTCTGGACGTTCTGGACGGCAAGCTGCGCAACGCTTATTCGCTTTCGCGGCCGCCCGGGCACCATTGCCTCCGCGATCAGGGCATGGGCTTCTGCCTGCTGGCGAATATTGCCATCGCAATCGAGGCCGCCAAGGCAGAAATGGGCCTGGGTCGTGTGGTCGTTTTTGACTGGGACGTGCATCACGGCAACGGCACCCAGTCGATTTTCTACGACCGGGATGACGTTCTGACGATCTCGATCCATCAGGAAAACTGCTTTCCGTTGAACAGCGGAGGCGTGGGTGAACGCGGCCAAGGGCGCGGCGCTGGTTTCAACCTGAATATCCCGATGCCGCCGGGGTCGGGACATGACGCATATCTTTATGCGATGCAGCAGATCGTCCTTCCCGCCATCCGAGATTACGCGCCCGACATGATCATCATCGCCAGTGGCCTGGACGCCAACACGGTCGATCCGCTGGCGCGCCAGATGCTGCATAGCGGCTCTTACAGAGAGATGACCGCCATGCTGATGACAGAAGCCGACCAGATCTGCGGGGGTCGGCTGGTCGCGGTGCATGAAGGTGGCTATGCGGAATCCGTTGTGCCGTTTTGCGGCCTTGCCGTGATGGAGGCGCTTTCCGGTATTCGTACCGAGGTCGTCGATCCGTTCGAGGAGATTTTCATCGGTCAGCAACCCTCGGACCGCGTGACAAGATACCAACGCCAGATCGTCGATGATATCGCAAAAGAGCTTGGTCTGGGCTGA
- a CDS encoding LysR substrate-binding domain-containing protein: MPLRYTLRQLEYFVAVGETGSVAAASQQVNVSSPSISAGVSQLEDELGVELFVRHHAQGLTPTLAGQKLLDHAKLVLRQAAALRDLAGDLSGSIRGPMSVGCLSSFAQVVLPGLRRSFIEKYVDVRITQVEADQSELFSLLRRAKIDMALTYDLEVPRDLRFTPVIELPPMVALCDTHPLAQLPSIPVEQLAPHPMVLLDLPHSADYFLSFFGKAGVKANIAERTRDMAVMRSLVANGFGYSIVNMRPLQDLAPDGKPLRFVPLSGDQRSMKLGLLTASGNERTELHKAFQAHAQDWIKAHTGQLFSGRSAPV, translated from the coding sequence ATGCCGCTTCGTTATACGCTGAGACAGCTGGAATATTTCGTGGCGGTCGGTGAAACCGGCAGCGTCGCGGCGGCGTCCCAGCAGGTGAATGTGTCGTCGCCGTCGATCTCGGCCGGTGTGTCGCAGTTGGAGGATGAGCTTGGGGTCGAGCTGTTCGTGCGTCACCACGCCCAGGGGCTGACGCCGACATTGGCCGGGCAGAAGCTGCTGGATCACGCAAAGCTGGTTCTGCGTCAGGCGGCGGCGCTGCGCGATCTGGCGGGGGATCTGTCGGGGTCGATCAGGGGGCCGATGTCGGTGGGCTGTCTCAGCAGCTTCGCGCAGGTGGTCCTGCCCGGCCTTCGGCGCAGCTTCATCGAGAAATATGTCGATGTTCGCATCACGCAAGTCGAGGCCGATCAGTCCGAATTGTTCAGCCTGCTGCGGCGCGCGAAAATCGACATGGCGCTGACCTATGATCTGGAGGTGCCGCGCGACCTTCGTTTCACGCCGGTCATCGAACTTCCGCCCATGGTCGCGCTGTGCGACACGCATCCGCTGGCGCAATTGCCCTCGATCCCGGTCGAGCAGCTTGCACCCCATCCGATGGTGCTGCTGGATCTGCCCCACAGCGCGGATTATTTCCTGTCGTTTTTCGGCAAGGCCGGGGTCAAGGCCAATATCGCGGAACGGACGCGCGACATGGCGGTGATGCGCAGTCTGGTCGCCAACGGGTTCGGCTATTCGATTGTCAACATGCGGCCGCTTCAGGATCTGGCGCCCGATGGCAAGCCGCTGCGATTTGTCCCGCTGAGCGGCGATCAGCGGTCGATGAAGCTGGGTCTTCTGACGGCCTCTGGCAATGAGCGGACCGAATTGCACAAGGCGTTTCAGGCCCATGCGCAGGATTGGATCAAGGCGCATACCGGCCAGTTGTTCAGCGGCCGGTCAGCGCCGGTCTGA
- a CDS encoding FAD-dependent oxidoreductase translates to MRDPRYDILFQPMQIGPVTAPNRFYQVPHCNGGGYRDPSAAAEMRGIKAEGGWGVIFTEQCEMHHTSEITPFIELRLWEDKDIPQLRRMSEKMKTHGALAGIQLAYSGINGPNLYTKEVPLAPSPLPIRTFTNDPVQARALSKTDIRDLRRWFVNAAKRSKLAGFDLICLYGAHGFGIFQHFLSRATNQRSDEYGGSLENRSRFVNEVIADMRDAVGDTMGITLRVSLDETIGELGFSNAEVRDFVEMNRNLPDLWDMAQGTWEDCSGPSRFKDEAAQEGLVRGIRDLTDKPVVGVGRFTSADTMVRMINSGTLDFIGCARPSIADPFLPRKIDEGRIEDIRECIGCNICITGDMTMSISRCTQNPTFMEEWRKGWHPEKMNAKGDSQNVLVVGSGPAGLEAARALALRGYDVAIAEAGTTLGGRVARERRLPGLSAWGRVLEYREYQLSQRANVETYFDSRLTADDIMEFGFQNIALATGATWRRDGVARQHVVPMPIAKGAKVFTPDDLMDGTIPAGNVVIYDDDHYYMGGVLAELLVQKGVKVTLITPSAFVSDWTNNTLEQATIHARLDEMGVDIVLNRGVTEIAADHVISNCVYTGKTRSYPADAVVMVASRSGNDQVFHDLMARKDDWADAGIRSVKLFGDAEAAGPIAWATYAGHRYARELDMPDLGDDLPFRREITELAAE, encoded by the coding sequence ATGCGCGATCCCCGCTATGATATCCTGTTCCAGCCGATGCAGATCGGCCCGGTGACAGCACCCAATCGCTTTTACCAGGTGCCCCATTGCAATGGCGGCGGCTATCGCGATCCCTCTGCCGCCGCTGAGATGCGCGGCATCAAGGCCGAAGGGGGCTGGGGCGTCATCTTTACCGAACAATGCGAGATGCATCACACCTCGGAAATCACGCCCTTCATCGAATTGCGGCTGTGGGAAGACAAGGACATTCCGCAATTGCGCCGCATGTCGGAGAAGATGAAGACGCATGGCGCGCTGGCGGGGATCCAGCTTGCCTATTCCGGCATCAACGGGCCGAACCTTTATACCAAAGAGGTTCCGCTGGCCCCGTCCCCGCTGCCGATCCGCACCTTTACCAATGATCCCGTGCAGGCGCGCGCCTTGTCGAAAACCGACATCCGCGATCTGCGCCGCTGGTTCGTGAACGCAGCCAAACGCTCGAAACTGGCGGGGTTCGATCTGATCTGCCTTTATGGCGCGCATGGGTTCGGGATCTTCCAGCATTTCCTGTCCCGCGCGACCAACCAGCGCAGCGACGAATATGGCGGCTCGCTTGAAAACCGCTCTCGCTTCGTGAACGAAGTCATCGCCGACATGCGAGATGCGGTGGGCGACACGATGGGCATTACGCTGCGGGTCAGCCTTGACGAAACCATCGGCGAGCTGGGCTTTTCCAATGCAGAGGTGCGCGATTTCGTCGAAATGAACCGCAACCTGCCGGATCTGTGGGATATGGCGCAAGGCACCTGGGAAGATTGCTCTGGCCCCTCGCGCTTCAAGGACGAAGCAGCGCAAGAGGGTCTGGTGCGCGGCATCCGCGATTTGACCGACAAGCCGGTGGTGGGCGTGGGTCGCTTCACCTCGGCCGATACGATGGTGCGGATGATCAATTCGGGCACGCTGGATTTCATCGGCTGCGCGCGCCCGTCCATCGCCGATCCGTTCCTGCCCCGGAAGATCGACGAGGGCCGGATCGAGGACATTCGCGAATGCATCGGCTGCAATATCTGCATCACCGGCGATATGACCATGTCGATCAGCCGCTGCACCCAGAACCCCACCTTCATGGAGGAATGGCGCAAGGGCTGGCATCCCGAAAAGATGAACGCCAAGGGCGATAGCCAGAACGTGCTTGTCGTGGGGTCCGGCCCTGCGGGGCTGGAGGCCGCACGGGCATTGGCGCTGCGTGGCTATGACGTGGCGATTGCCGAGGCGGGCACCACATTGGGCGGTCGCGTCGCGCGCGAACGCAGGCTTCCCGGCCTGTCGGCCTGGGGACGGGTGCTGGAATATCGCGAATATCAGCTGAGCCAGCGCGCCAATGTCGAAACCTATTTCGACAGCCGCCTGACCGCCGATGACATCATGGAATTCGGTTTCCAGAACATCGCGCTTGCCACCGGCGCGACATGGCGTCGCGATGGCGTCGCACGGCAGCACGTGGTCCCGATGCCCATCGCCAAGGGCGCGAAGGTCTTTACCCCGGACGATCTGATGGACGGCACGATCCCGGCCGGCAATGTCGTGATCTATGACGACGATCACTATTACATGGGCGGCGTTCTGGCCGAGCTTCTGGTCCAGAAAGGGGTCAAGGTCACGCTGATCACGCCCTCGGCCTTCGTTTCCGACTGGACCAACAACACGCTTGAGCAGGCGACGATTCACGCCCGCCTTGATGAGATGGGCGTGGATATCGTGCTGAACCGCGGGGTGACCGAAATCGCCGCGGATCACGTGATCAGCAATTGCGTCTATACCGGCAAGACCCGCAGCTATCCCGCCGACGCGGTGGTGATGGTCGCATCCCGCAGCGGCAATGATCAGGTCTTCCACGATCTGATGGCGCGGAAGGATGACTGGGCGGATGCCGGGATCCGCAGTGTCAAGCTGTTCGGTGACGCCGAAGCCGCAGGGCCGATCGCCTGGGCCACCTATGCCGGCCACCGCTATGCGCGGGAACTGGACATGCCCGATCTTGGCGACGATCTGCCCTTCCGGCGCGAGATCACCGAATTGGCGGCCGAATAG
- a CDS encoding purine-cytosine permease family protein: MQESRDPNDTGSDFALETRTIGPIPENERFGSVRDLFGIWFGMNMSPLTVVTGALATLGLGLPIGWAILAIVLGNVVGGVVMALHAAQGPQLGVPQLLQARGQFGMYGAAIIAVLAVGMFIGFFASNLVIIAQAFGSILPDVDSTLVLILATLTSLIVASIGYKVLRWVTIASALIVGSLVALSFLWIFVINDTATYDWSGGQFTLPGFLSMFAIGAVWQIAYSPYVSDYSRYMPADTGAKGAFWGTYGGCVTSSVLLMVLGASVGAITRSEDTMSALNSLIGSAGPVVLLGFALATAAYNSVNTYCSALCALSVAETFRPGWMPGLTSRLVVTVAIHICGLAIALAAQSNFLAFFYDFITWMLYILIPWSAINLVDYYVVRRGHYAVNEFFIPGGGRYGNWNVVALTLYVIGVAVQLPFVATGAYTGFLVDDLGGVDIAWIVGLIVSGGAYYLIARRSAPQQDHEQPSLQTGEVAK, translated from the coding sequence ATGCAAGAAAGCCGTGATCCCAACGACACTGGCAGCGATTTCGCGCTTGAGACCCGCACAATCGGTCCAATTCCCGAAAATGAACGCTTCGGCAGCGTCCGTGACCTGTTCGGGATCTGGTTCGGGATGAACATGTCGCCCCTGACCGTGGTGACGGGTGCGCTGGCGACGCTGGGCCTTGGCCTTCCCATCGGCTGGGCGATTCTGGCAATCGTGCTGGGAAATGTGGTCGGCGGCGTGGTGATGGCGCTTCACGCAGCACAGGGGCCGCAACTTGGCGTGCCTCAGCTTCTTCAGGCGCGCGGTCAGTTCGGCATGTATGGCGCCGCGATCATTGCAGTTCTGGCAGTGGGGATGTTCATCGGTTTCTTCGCATCAAACCTTGTGATCATCGCACAGGCTTTCGGATCCATCCTGCCTGACGTCGACAGCACCCTGGTCCTGATACTGGCCACGCTGACCAGCCTGATCGTCGCATCCATAGGGTACAAGGTGCTGCGTTGGGTCACGATTGCCAGCGCGCTGATCGTGGGCTCGCTTGTCGCCCTGTCATTCCTCTGGATCTTCGTGATCAATGACACCGCCACATATGATTGGAGCGGTGGGCAATTCACCCTGCCCGGTTTCCTGTCGATGTTTGCGATCGGTGCCGTCTGGCAGATCGCCTATTCGCCCTATGTCTCTGACTATTCGCGCTATATGCCCGCCGATACGGGGGCGAAGGGCGCATTTTGGGGCACCTATGGCGGTTGCGTGACAAGCTCTGTCCTGCTGATGGTCCTTGGCGCTTCAGTTGGCGCGATCACGCGGTCCGAGGACACGATGTCGGCGCTGAATTCGCTTATCGGGTCGGCCGGGCCGGTTGTGTTGCTGGGCTTTGCGCTGGCGACCGCCGCATATAACAGCGTCAACACCTATTGCAGCGCCCTTTGTGCGCTGAGCGTTGCCGAGACGTTTCGTCCCGGCTGGATGCCCGGACTGACCAGCCGTCTGGTGGTGACTGTCGCGATCCATATCTGCGGTCTGGCAATTGCGCTGGCGGCGCAGTCGAACTTCCTTGCCTTCTTCTACGATTTCATCACCTGGATGCTGTATATCCTCATCCCCTGGTCGGCGATCAATCTGGTTGACTACTATGTCGTTCGTCGCGGGCATTATGCGGTCAATGAGTTCTTCATTCCGGGTGGCGGTCGTTACGGCAACTGGAATGTCGTTGCCCTGACCCTCTATGTGATCGGTGTCGCCGTGCAGCTTCCCTTCGTGGCGACCGGCGCCTATACCGGATTTCTGGTGGATGATCTTGGCGGGGTGGATATCGCGTGGATCGTGGGGCTGATCGTCTCGGGCGGCGCCTATTACCTGATTGCCCGCAGGTCCGCGCCGCAACAGGATCATGAACAGCCGTCGCTTCAGACCGGCGAGGTGGCGAAATGA